The DNA segment GGCTTCGGCCTCGGCCCGGGCGCGCTCGCCTCGTACCTGGCCGGCGCGATCGGCGCGGGCACGCTGATGGCGGTCTTCCTGTCCAACTCCGGCGGCGCGTGGGACAACGCGAAGAAGCTGGTCGAGGACGGCGCGTACGGCGGCAAGGGTTCCGAGGCGCACGCCGCCACGGTGATCGGCGACACGGTCGGTGACCCGTTCAAGGACACCGCCGGCCCGGCGATCAACCCGCTGCTCAAGGTGATGAACCTGGTGTCGCTGCTGATCGCCCCGGCGGTCGTGGCGGTCAGCTACGGCGACTCGGCCAGCGTCGGCGTCCGGATCGGTGTGGCGGTCCTCGCTGTGGCGATCGTCTCGGCCGCGGTGATCTGGAGCAAGCGCAAGCCGATCTCGATGGGCGACGACCCCGCCGCTGCCTCGGCCGCCGGCGCCGCGGACACCGTGAAGGCCGCGCAGGACACCCGCGAGACCGATTCTTCGCGGGTGAAGGACAACGTCTGACCAGGACGAATCGCATCATGAAGGGCACCCGGTCACCGGGTGCCCTTCGCTATGACTCGATCGAGGCGTGTGGAGTGTCCGCCTGTGGCCGTACTCTGCTCCCATGCGCGCGGTCCGACCGATCTCCCTGGCTCTCGTCGTCGTGCTCGCGGCGCCGCTGAGCGCCTGTTCCAGCCAGCCCGGAGCGCAGGCCTGGGCGGCGCTCGTGTGCACCGCGCTGAGCCCTTGGCGAAGCGAGATCGATTCGCTGACGAGCCGTGCCCAGGCGCAGATGACGGCGGAGACGACGCCGAGCCAGGCCAAGGAGAACCTGAGCCGGCTCTTCGACGGCGCCGCGTCCGCCAGCGAGGAGGCGCGGGCCGGTGTGGAGCGCGCCGGGGTTCCGGACGTGAGCGACGGCCAGCGGATAGCCGACGGTTTCCTGGGCTCGCTGGCCGGCATCCGGGACGCCTACGGCCAGGCTCGCACCGGCATCGAGGGCCTGGCCACCCGCCCGACGAAGACCTTCTACGCCGAGGTCGGCAAGGTGCTCGACCAGCTCAACACGGACTACGAGAAGAGCAATCTGGACACCACCGACATGGAGTCGGTGGAGCTGCGCCAGGCCTTCGACTCGCTCCCCGAGTGCCAGTGAGATGACCGAGGGGCAGCCGCTGATACCGCGGGAGATCCTTCCTCCGCCGGTCCCAGTGGTGCGAAGGACCGTGCCGCGCGGTGTGGCGGGCCGGCACGCCGGTCACCAGCTGCCGATGTTCGGCGCGGAGACCACCGAGCCCTCACCGGCCGATCTGGCGGGTCTGCTGGCCGGTCCGGGTCACATCGGCCGGATGGGCGGCACCGCGCGCGTCTGGGTCCAGGTGGATGCCGCCTGGCGGGTTCACGTGCTGGTCAATGAGCTGCACATGCGCGGCCTCACCGCCACTTGGGCTTCGATCACCGCAGATTCGGTACGCCCGGAGCACCGTGCGGAGGACAGTTCCCCCGAGGAAGAACCGTCATCCGGGGAGGAAAACCCCGAAGCCGTCGAGCCGGAGCCGCCGCAGCCGGTGTTCGAGGTGCGTACCTCGTACTCCCGAAGATTGAACGCTCTCGCCGGCGCCTGGCCGCAGGCCGCCGCCCAGCTCTTCCTCAGCGGTCCCCGGCTGCGGCTCTGGACCGCTGCCGCCGGCAGTCCCCGAGCCGGAGGCTACGCGCTCGGCCTGAACCCGGACGAAGATCACGCTCCGGTCGAAGCCGCGCTGGTCCGGGCCGGTTTGGCGGGCCGCGTGTCGGATGACGGACGCATCTACCTCATCACCGGGCGGCGGCGTGTGACGCGACTCGCCGAGTTGGTGGGCGAGCGTCCCCCAGCAGCGCCGATCGAGCTCTGGCCAGGCGGCGCAGCTGCGTGATCTTCCTGGATTGTGTCCGACACGACACTGGTTTCCCGGTGTACGGTGTCGCGGTCGGACGCATGCGGTGGCCGGACCGTTACCATCCGACTGCGGGGTTCCCCGGGAATGCAGGCTTGTCCGGCGCGTTACGTTGAACATCTGTGCTCCGCCGGGCGAGACGGAGGAGCGCCGAGTCGATAGCTGGGAGTGCCGTGCCGAGTAACGCCAGGACGACCCGTCTGGTCATCGTCGAGTCCCCGTCGAAGGCCAAGACGATCGCCGGTTACCTGGGCCCCGACTACTTCGTCGAGGCCTCCTTCGGCCATGTCCGTGATCTGCCGCGCAACGCCGCGGACGTCCCCGCGAAGTACAAGGACGAGGCCTGGGCCCGGCTCGGCGTCGACGTCGACAACGGCTTCAAGGCTCTTTACGTGGTCTCCCAGGACCGCAAGGCCCAGATCGCCAAACTCGTGAAGTTGTCGAAAGAGGTGGACGAGATCTTCCTCGCCACCGATGAGGACCGCGAGGGCGAGGCCATCGCCTGGCACCTGGTCGAGACGATCAAGCCCAAGGTGCCGGTCAAGCGGATGGTCTTCCACGAGATCACCAAGCCGGCCATCCAGGCCGCCGTGGCGAACCCGCGCGAGATCGACCGTTCCCTGGTGGACGCTCAGGAGGCACGCCGCATCCTGGACCGGCTCTACGGCTACGAGGTCAGCCCGGTCCTGTGGAAGAAGGTGATGCCGAAGCTCTCCGCAGGGCGTGTGCAGTCGGTCGCCACCCGCATCGTGGTCGAGCGCGAGCGGCAGCGCATGGCGTTCCGCTCCGCTGAGTACTGGGACATCCTCGCCTCCCTCGCCGTGCAGGGCCCGACCGAGGGCGCTCGCAGCTTCCAGGCCACGCTGATCGCGCTGGACGGCGACCGCGTCGCCACCGGCAAGGACTTCGAGCCCACCACCGGCCAGGTCAAGCCGGGCGCCGGTGTGGTGCACCTGGACGAGAGCGGCGCCCGCGGGCTGGCCGCCCGTCTGGAGGGCCGGCCGTTCACCGTCACCCGGGTGGAGGAGAAGCCGTACCGCCGCCGGCCGTACGCGCCCTTCATCACCTCGACGCTGCAGCAGGAAGCGGCCCGCAAGCTGCGGTTCTCCGCCTCGCAGACGATGCGCACCGCGCAGAAGCTGTACGAGAACGGATACATCACCTACATGCGTACCGACTCGGTGAACCTCTCCGAGACGGCCATCGCCGCAGCCCGCCGCCAGATCGCCGAGCTGTACGGGGCGAACAACGTGCCGCCGCAGCCCCGTCGCTACACGACGAAGGCGAAGAACGCCCAGGAGGCGCACGAGGCGATCCGGCCCGCCGGCGACAACTTCCGGACCCCGGGAGAGGTCGCCAAGGAGCTGAGCACCGACGAGTTCAAGCTCTACGAGCTGATCTGGCGCCGGACCATCGCGTCGCAGATGACCGACGCGGTCGGCAACTCGGTCTCGGTGCGGATCCGGGCGATCTCCACGACGAACGAGGAGGTCGACTTCTCGTCCTCCGGCAAGACCATCACCGACCCGGGCTTCCTGCGCGCCTATGTGGAGTCGTCCGACGACGAGACCGCCGAGGCCGAGGACGCCGAGCGCCGCCTGCCCAACCTGGTGAAGGACCAGCCGCTGACCGCCGACGAGCTCGCCGCGGTCGGCCACCACACCTCGCCGCCGGCCCGCTACACCGAGGCCTCGCTGGTGAAGGCGCTGGAGGAGCTGGGCATCGGCCGCCCGTCGACCTACGAGTCGATCATGCGGACCATCCAGGACCGGGGGTATGTGGAGAAGCGCGGCCAGGCGATGATCCCGTCGTTCCTGGCGTTCGCGGTGATCGGCCTGCTCGAGGGGCACTACCCACGGCTCGTCGACTACAACTTCACGGCCTCGATGGAGACGCAGCTCGACGACATCGCCGGCGGCGACCACGCGGCGACGGACTTCCTCACCTCGTTCTACTTCGGCAGCCAGACGCCCGGCGCGGACGACGCGATCGCGAAGGCCGGCGGCCTGAAGAAGATGGTCACCGACAACCTGAGCGCGATCGACGCCCGGGCGGTCAACTCCATCCCGCTCTTCGACGACGAGCAGGGCCGCAACGTGGTCGTGCGCGTCGGCCGCTACGGGCCCTACCTGCAGCGTCAGGCGCCCGGTGCGGAGGAGGAGTCGCCCGGCGACCGGGCCTCCATCCCGGAGGGCGTGGCGCCCGACGAGCTCACCCCGGAGAAGGTGGACGAGCTCTTCCTCGGCGGTGGCGGCGAGCGCAGCCTGGGCGACGACCCGGCGACCGGCGAGTCGGTGCAGCTCAAGTCCGGCCGCTT comes from the Actinoplanes sp. OR16 genome and includes:
- the topA gene encoding type I DNA topoisomerase is translated as MPSNARTTRLVIVESPSKAKTIAGYLGPDYFVEASFGHVRDLPRNAADVPAKYKDEAWARLGVDVDNGFKALYVVSQDRKAQIAKLVKLSKEVDEIFLATDEDREGEAIAWHLVETIKPKVPVKRMVFHEITKPAIQAAVANPREIDRSLVDAQEARRILDRLYGYEVSPVLWKKVMPKLSAGRVQSVATRIVVERERQRMAFRSAEYWDILASLAVQGPTEGARSFQATLIALDGDRVATGKDFEPTTGQVKPGAGVVHLDESGARGLAARLEGRPFTVTRVEEKPYRRRPYAPFITSTLQQEAARKLRFSASQTMRTAQKLYENGYITYMRTDSVNLSETAIAAARRQIAELYGANNVPPQPRRYTTKAKNAQEAHEAIRPAGDNFRTPGEVAKELSTDEFKLYELIWRRTIASQMTDAVGNSVSVRIRAISTTNEEVDFSSSGKTITDPGFLRAYVESSDDETAEAEDAERRLPNLVKDQPLTADELAAVGHHTSPPARYTEASLVKALEELGIGRPSTYESIMRTIQDRGYVEKRGQAMIPSFLAFAVIGLLEGHYPRLVDYNFTASMETQLDDIAGGDHAATDFLTSFYFGSQTPGADDAIAKAGGLKKMVTDNLSAIDARAVNSIPLFDDEQGRNVVVRVGRYGPYLQRQAPGAEEESPGDRASIPEGVAPDELTPEKVDELFLGGGGERSLGDDPATGESVQLKSGRFGPYVQSGERKASLLKTQAPDSLTLEQALKLLELPRIVGKDPDGNEIVANNGRFGPYVKRGEDFRSLESEDQLFTVTLDEALALLAAPKTRQRRAAKPPLREMGNDPATEKPMVIKEGRFGPYVTDGEYNASLRRGQTPEELTVEQASEMLAEKRAKGPAPKKTAKKAPAKKAADGATPAKKTPAKKAPAKKATAAKKATPAKKAAPAKKAAPRKAAASTSE